From one Microbacterium aurum genomic stretch:
- a CDS encoding ATP-binding cassette domain-containing protein — MAPEPQPAHIADSHEVIRVIGARENNLQGIDVEIPKRRLTVFTGVSGSGKSSLVFGTIANESQRLINETYPTFVQQFMGQLSRPDVDALENISPAIVVDQERMGSNARSTVGTATDVHAMLRLLFSRIGVPHVGSPQAFSFNVPSVSGAGAVTFEKSGQKVKERRSFEITGGMCPACEGLGQVSDIDLDELLDRSLSLAAGAIRVPGYNPDGWMVKGFTESGFLDRDKPIADYTEAELHDFLHKEQTKVKIAGINMTYEGLIPKVTKSMLQKDRDSLQPHIRAFVDRAVKFMPCPACGGTRLNDGARSSKIAGVSIADAAAMQITDLAAWVATIDDPAVAPLVAGLTQALDSFVDIGLGYLSLDRSSGTLSGGEAQRTKMIRHLGSSLTDMTYVFDEPSTGLHPHDIQRMNDLLLLLRDKGNTVLVVEHKPEVIAIADHVIDLGPGAGRHGGRIMYEGDVAGLRASDTITGRHFDHRAELKPTTRTRTGAIEIRGANLHNLKDVDVDVPLGILTVITGVAGSGKSSLIHGSLPASAEVVVVDQTPIKGSRRSSPATYTGILDDIRKAFAKANGVKPALFSANSDGACPACRGLGVIITNLGFTQSVETRCELCEGSGFSDDVLEYTLDGRTIAEVLAMSADEAAAFLGKGPAHTTLLRMIDVGLGYITLGQALNTLSGGERQRLKLAISMAKTGAVYVLDEPTTGLHLADVDNLLALLDRLVDAGNSVIVIEHHQAVMAHADWIIDVGPGAGRDGGTVVFEGTPADLVSQGETLTAQHLARYVGA, encoded by the coding sequence ATGGCACCCGAACCGCAGCCCGCGCACATCGCCGACTCGCACGAGGTCATCCGCGTCATCGGCGCTCGCGAGAACAACCTGCAGGGCATCGACGTCGAGATCCCCAAACGCCGGCTGACGGTGTTCACGGGGGTCAGCGGCTCCGGCAAGTCCAGCCTCGTGTTCGGGACGATCGCGAACGAGTCGCAGCGCCTCATCAACGAGACCTACCCGACGTTCGTCCAGCAGTTCATGGGGCAGCTGAGCCGCCCCGACGTCGACGCGCTCGAGAACATCAGCCCCGCGATCGTCGTCGACCAGGAGCGGATGGGATCCAACGCCCGCTCGACGGTCGGCACCGCGACCGACGTGCACGCGATGCTGCGACTCCTCTTCAGCCGCATCGGCGTTCCCCACGTCGGCTCGCCGCAGGCGTTCTCCTTCAACGTGCCGTCGGTCTCCGGCGCCGGCGCGGTCACGTTCGAGAAGAGCGGCCAGAAGGTCAAGGAGCGCCGCTCGTTCGAGATCACCGGCGGCATGTGCCCCGCGTGCGAGGGGCTCGGCCAGGTCAGCGACATCGACCTCGATGAGCTCCTCGACCGGTCGCTGTCGCTCGCGGCGGGCGCCATCCGCGTCCCGGGGTACAACCCGGACGGCTGGATGGTGAAGGGCTTCACCGAATCGGGGTTCCTCGACCGCGACAAGCCCATCGCCGACTACACCGAGGCCGAACTGCACGACTTCCTCCACAAAGAGCAGACCAAGGTCAAGATCGCCGGCATCAACATGACCTACGAGGGACTCATCCCCAAGGTCACGAAGTCGATGCTGCAGAAGGACCGCGACAGCCTGCAGCCCCACATCCGCGCCTTCGTCGACCGCGCCGTCAAGTTCATGCCCTGCCCGGCATGCGGGGGAACGCGCCTGAACGACGGCGCGCGCTCGTCGAAGATCGCCGGAGTGAGCATCGCGGATGCCGCGGCGATGCAGATCACCGACCTCGCCGCCTGGGTCGCCACGATCGACGACCCGGCCGTGGCGCCCCTTGTCGCCGGCCTCACCCAGGCGCTCGACTCCTTCGTCGACATCGGACTCGGCTATCTCTCGCTCGACCGCTCCAGCGGGACGCTCTCGGGCGGCGAGGCCCAGCGCACCAAGATGATCCGCCACCTGGGATCGAGCCTCACGGACATGACCTACGTGTTCGACGAGCCGTCCACGGGTCTGCACCCGCACGACATCCAGCGCATGAACGACCTGCTGCTCCTGCTGCGGGACAAAGGAAACACCGTCCTCGTCGTGGAGCACAAACCCGAGGTCATCGCGATTGCCGACCACGTCATCGACCTCGGCCCCGGCGCCGGCCGGCACGGCGGGCGCATCATGTACGAGGGCGACGTCGCGGGGCTCCGCGCCTCCGACACGATCACCGGCCGGCACTTCGACCATCGCGCCGAGCTCAAGCCCACCACCCGCACCCGGACGGGCGCGATCGAGATCCGCGGCGCGAACCTACACAACCTCAAGGACGTCGACGTCGATGTGCCGCTCGGCATCCTCACCGTCATCACGGGCGTCGCCGGATCCGGCAAGTCGTCGCTGATCCACGGCAGCCTGCCCGCGAGCGCCGAGGTCGTGGTCGTCGATCAGACCCCCATCAAGGGGTCGCGCCGGTCGAGTCCCGCGACGTACACCGGCATCCTCGACGACATCCGCAAGGCGTTTGCGAAGGCGAACGGCGTGAAGCCGGCGCTGTTCAGCGCGAACTCCGACGGCGCGTGCCCGGCCTGCCGGGGGCTCGGCGTCATCATCACAAATCTGGGCTTCACCCAGAGCGTCGAGACCCGATGCGAGCTGTGCGAGGGCTCCGGGTTCAGCGACGACGTGCTGGAGTACACCCTCGACGGGCGCACCATCGCGGAGGTGCTCGCGATGAGCGCCGACGAGGCGGCGGCTTTCCTGGGAAAGGGGCCCGCCCACACGACGCTCCTCCGCATGATCGACGTCGGGCTCGGCTACATCACGCTCGGTCAGGCGCTGAACACCCTCTCCGGCGGCGAGCGGCAGCGCCTCAAGCTCGCGATCTCGATGGCGAAGACGGGCGCCGTCTACGTCCTCGACGAGCCGACGACGGGCCTGCACCTCGCGGACGTCGACAACCTTCTGGCGCTCCTGGACCGGCTGGTGGATGCCGGCAACTCCGTCATCGTGATCGAGCACCATCAGGCGGTCATGGCTCACGCCGACTGGATCATCGACGTCGGCCCCGGTGCCGGCCGCGACGGCGGCACCGTCGTGTTCGAGGGGACCCCTGCCGACCTGGTGTCTCAGGGTGAGACGCTCACGGCCCAGCATCTCGCCCGGTACGTGGGCGCCTGA
- a CDS encoding DNA-3-methyladenine glycosylase I, protein MNDLRIGPDGLSRCGWVGDDAEYRRYHDEEWGRPLHGDRALFEKMSLEGFQAGLSWITILRKRPRFREVFAGLEPAAVAAFDEADVERLMADAGIIRNRAKILATIGNARLVVAMAPGELDALMWSFAPAPRAEADRPRSFADVPAVTAASDALSKTLRKAGFRFVGSTTMYALMQSAGMVDDHLVGCHRARA, encoded by the coding sequence GTGAACGACCTGCGCATCGGCCCCGACGGACTGTCCCGCTGCGGCTGGGTCGGTGACGACGCGGAGTACCGCCGGTATCACGATGAGGAGTGGGGTCGGCCGCTGCACGGCGACCGCGCCCTGTTCGAGAAGATGAGCCTCGAGGGGTTTCAGGCTGGGCTGTCGTGGATCACGATCCTGCGCAAGCGCCCGCGCTTCCGTGAGGTGTTCGCCGGGTTGGAGCCCGCTGCCGTCGCCGCGTTCGACGAGGCGGATGTGGAACGGCTGATGGCGGATGCCGGCATCATCCGCAATCGCGCGAAGATCCTCGCCACGATCGGCAACGCTCGCCTGGTCGTGGCGATGGCGCCGGGGGAGCTCGACGCCCTGATGTGGTCGTTCGCCCCCGCGCCGCGGGCCGAGGCCGACCGGCCGCGGTCCTTCGCCGACGTGCCGGCGGTGACCGCGGCATCCGACGCCCTGTCGAAGACGCTCCGGAAGGCGGGCTTCCGCTTCGTGGGATCCACGACGATGTACGCGCTCATGCAGTCGGCCGGGATGGTCGACGACCACCTCGTCGGCTGCCATCGCGCGCGTGCCTAA
- a CDS encoding acyl-CoA dehydrogenase family protein, producing MTDAAVRPKKPATSKRTPAGGAPTAAHSADEAHEARIHLDTVTDLLLGTWGETRREAREMIKDPAFWRIEGQPMPEHRDRVLGQLRLLVERGGSRRAFPKEYGGLENNGANLAGFMELVLADPSLQIKSGVQWGLFGSAIHQLGTKKHHDAWLRDVIDLELPGAFAMTETGHGSDVAAIGTTATYDPATEEFVIHTPFRGAWKDYLGNAALHGKAATVFAQLITGGVNYGVHCFFVPIRDDEGNFLPGVGGEDDGVKGGLNGIDNGRLHFDQVRIPRFNLLNRYGDVAADGTYSSEIPSPGRRFFTMLGALVQGRVSLDGAATTGTALALHIAVTYANQRRQFDSGAGTDEVVLLDYGKHQRRLLPRLAQVYAQFFAGDELLRTFDGVFSGAKDTPAERENLETLAAALKPLSTWNALDTIQECREACGGSGFLAENRLVGLHQDLDVYVTFEGDNNVLLQLVGKRLLSDYAKQFKGADAAKLASFAARKTAGKVFHGAGLRQFGQAVADLGSTARSVELGLRAEQQHDLLAGRVQQMIADIAARLRPASKASPAEAAEIFNANQAELIEAARAHAELLQWEAFTDGIARVDDEGTAQVLTWLRDLFGLSLIEKHLAWHLINGRLSTQRAASVSKYIDRLCRRLRPHAQDLVDAFAFAPEHVRAPIASGAERARQDEARAHYADLAASGSAPVSEKSLKKK from the coding sequence ATGACCGACGCCGCCGTCCGTCCCAAGAAGCCCGCCACCAGCAAGCGCACTCCCGCCGGTGGCGCACCGACCGCCGCGCACTCCGCCGACGAGGCGCACGAAGCCCGCATCCACCTCGACACCGTCACCGACCTGCTGCTCGGGACATGGGGCGAGACCCGCCGCGAGGCCCGCGAGATGATCAAGGACCCCGCGTTCTGGCGCATCGAGGGTCAGCCCATGCCGGAACACCGTGACCGCGTGCTCGGCCAGCTGCGACTCCTCGTCGAGCGGGGCGGCTCGCGCCGCGCGTTCCCGAAGGAGTACGGCGGCCTGGAGAACAACGGCGCCAACCTCGCCGGGTTCATGGAACTCGTGCTCGCCGATCCGAGCCTGCAGATCAAGTCCGGCGTGCAGTGGGGACTGTTCGGCTCCGCGATCCACCAGCTCGGGACGAAGAAGCACCACGACGCGTGGCTGCGCGACGTGATCGACCTCGAACTGCCGGGCGCGTTCGCGATGACCGAGACGGGGCACGGCTCGGATGTCGCGGCCATCGGCACCACCGCGACCTACGACCCCGCCACCGAGGAGTTCGTCATCCACACGCCGTTCCGCGGCGCCTGGAAGGACTACCTCGGCAACGCCGCGCTCCACGGCAAGGCGGCGACGGTGTTCGCCCAGCTCATCACGGGCGGCGTCAACTACGGCGTGCACTGCTTCTTCGTGCCGATCCGCGACGACGAGGGGAACTTCCTCCCCGGTGTCGGCGGTGAGGACGACGGCGTCAAGGGTGGCCTCAACGGCATCGACAACGGCCGGCTGCACTTCGACCAGGTCCGCATCCCGCGCTTCAACCTGCTCAACCGCTACGGCGACGTCGCCGCCGACGGCACGTACTCGTCCGAGATCCCGAGCCCCGGCCGCCGCTTCTTCACGATGCTCGGCGCCCTCGTGCAGGGGCGCGTGTCGCTGGACGGCGCGGCGACCACCGGCACGGCGCTCGCCCTCCACATCGCCGTCACCTACGCGAACCAGCGTCGCCAGTTCGACTCCGGCGCGGGGACCGACGAGGTCGTGCTGCTCGACTACGGAAAGCACCAGCGGCGCCTGCTGCCGCGGCTCGCGCAGGTCTACGCGCAGTTCTTCGCCGGCGACGAGCTGCTACGCACCTTCGACGGCGTCTTCTCGGGCGCCAAGGACACCCCCGCCGAGCGCGAGAACCTCGAGACCCTCGCCGCGGCCCTGAAGCCCCTGTCGACCTGGAACGCCCTCGACACCATCCAGGAGTGCCGTGAGGCGTGCGGCGGCTCGGGATTCCTCGCCGAGAACCGGCTCGTCGGCCTGCATCAGGACCTCGACGTCTACGTCACCTTCGAGGGCGACAACAACGTGCTGCTGCAGCTGGTCGGCAAGCGGCTGCTCAGCGACTACGCGAAGCAGTTCAAGGGGGCGGATGCCGCGAAGCTCGCCTCCTTCGCCGCTCGCAAGACCGCGGGCAAGGTGTTCCACGGCGCGGGCCTCCGCCAGTTCGGTCAGGCCGTCGCCGACCTGGGCTCGACCGCGCGCTCGGTCGAACTGGGACTGCGCGCCGAGCAGCAGCACGACCTGCTCGCCGGTCGTGTGCAGCAGATGATCGCCGACATCGCCGCGCGGCTGCGCCCGGCATCCAAAGCCTCTCCGGCCGAGGCCGCCGAGATCTTCAACGCCAACCAGGCCGAGCTCATCGAGGCGGCCCGGGCCCACGCGGAGCTGCTGCAGTGGGAGGCGTTCACCGACGGGATCGCCCGCGTCGACGACGAGGGCACGGCGCAGGTGCTCACCTGGCTGCGGGACCTCTTCGGACTGTCGCTCATTGAGAAGCACCTCGCCTGGCACCTCATCAACGGACGGCTCTCCACGCAGCGCGCCGCGTCGGTGTCGAAGTACATCGACCGGCTCTGCCGCCGCCTGCGCCCCCACGCGCAGGATCTCGTCGACGCGTTCGCCTTCGCGCCCGAGCACGTCCGGGCGCCCATCGCCTCGGGCGCCGAGCGCGCGCGGCAGGACGAGGCGCGGGCGCACTACGCCGACCTTGCGGCATCCGGTTCTGCGCCCGTCTCGGAGAAGTCGCTCAAGAAGAAGTGA
- the recQ gene encoding DNA helicase RecQ, whose product MTDRGVRDAVFDDPYGDVPWDVDELTPPDEFDAPPPPDPAFDGYGGALARATRSASPDAPAPPHRPAAPSPASAAPTRDTASAPVTPRTEHTGKDPRAVLKEVFGYDDFRGDQADIVARVIAGGDAVVLMPTGGGKSITYQVPALVRPGTGLVISPLIALMHDQVDALIANGVRAAYLNSTQSPTERAGVEQAFLAGELDLLYVAPERLSGAATTQLLQRGRLSVIAIDEAHCVSQWGHDFRPDYLALGDLAERFPDVPRMALTATATRATHQELTERLRLPAARHFVASFDRPNIQYRIVPKVDPRRQLLDFVRAQPAASAGIVYALSRKSVEQTAEYLRTQGVDALPYHAGLDAAIRARNQGRFLREDGVVMVATIAFGMGIDKPDVRFVAHIDLPKSVEGYYQETGRAGRDGEPAVAWMAYGLGDVVQQRRLIDQSPGDRAYKMRLGQHLDAMLALCETVSCRRQNLLNYFGQESGPCGNCDTCLDTPDTWDGLVPAQKLLSTIVRLQRERGQAFGAGHLIDILRGASTDRIRQQGHDKVATYGLGADLSDQDWRSVIRQLLARGVIVAQGEYGVLAVGEEGAAVLRGEAAVPLRRDVLGRGGATRAKASRRAQGATDAVADADRDLFEALRAWRAGVAKEQGVPAYIVFGDATLRALAERRPASVTDLEGITGIGAKKRDAYGDAVLQVVAAH is encoded by the coding sequence GTGACTGATCGGGGAGTGCGCGACGCGGTGTTCGACGACCCGTACGGCGACGTCCCGTGGGATGTCGACGAGCTGACTCCGCCCGACGAGTTCGACGCACCCCCGCCGCCGGATCCCGCCTTCGACGGGTACGGTGGGGCGCTCGCACGCGCGACTCGCAGCGCCTCACCGGACGCGCCGGCTCCGCCACATCGCCCGGCCGCTCCCTCCCCGGCATCCGCCGCCCCGACGCGCGACACCGCGAGCGCACCCGTGACCCCGCGCACCGAGCACACCGGCAAAGACCCGCGGGCCGTGCTCAAGGAGGTCTTCGGATACGACGACTTCCGCGGCGACCAGGCGGACATCGTCGCCCGCGTCATCGCCGGCGGCGACGCCGTCGTGCTCATGCCCACGGGCGGCGGCAAGTCCATCACCTACCAGGTGCCCGCGCTCGTCCGACCTGGCACCGGCCTCGTCATCAGCCCGCTCATCGCCCTCATGCATGATCAGGTCGACGCCCTCATCGCCAACGGCGTGCGCGCGGCCTACCTCAACTCCACCCAGAGCCCGACCGAGCGCGCGGGCGTCGAGCAGGCCTTCCTCGCGGGCGAGCTCGACCTGCTCTACGTCGCCCCCGAACGCCTGAGCGGCGCAGCGACCACGCAGCTGCTGCAGCGCGGGCGGCTGAGCGTCATCGCGATCGACGAAGCCCACTGCGTCAGCCAGTGGGGCCACGACTTCCGGCCCGACTACCTGGCGCTCGGCGACCTCGCCGAGCGCTTCCCCGACGTCCCGCGCATGGCACTCACCGCGACCGCCACCCGCGCCACCCATCAGGAGCTCACCGAGCGGCTGCGCCTGCCCGCCGCCCGCCACTTCGTCGCGAGCTTCGACCGCCCCAACATCCAGTACCGCATCGTGCCCAAGGTCGACCCTCGTCGCCAGCTGCTCGACTTCGTGCGCGCGCAGCCGGCCGCCAGTGCGGGCATCGTCTACGCGCTCAGCCGCAAATCGGTCGAGCAGACCGCCGAATACCTCCGCACGCAAGGCGTCGACGCGCTGCCGTACCACGCGGGATTGGATGCCGCCATCCGCGCACGCAATCAGGGTCGGTTCCTGCGCGAAGACGGCGTCGTCATGGTCGCCACGATCGCGTTCGGCATGGGCATCGACAAGCCCGACGTCCGCTTCGTCGCGCACATCGACCTGCCGAAGTCCGTCGAGGGCTACTACCAGGAGACCGGCCGCGCCGGCCGCGACGGCGAGCCCGCGGTGGCGTGGATGGCCTACGGCCTCGGCGACGTCGTGCAGCAGCGCCGCCTCATCGACCAGTCACCCGGCGACCGCGCCTACAAGATGCGGCTGGGCCAGCACCTCGACGCGATGCTCGCGCTCTGCGAGACCGTGTCGTGCCGCCGGCAGAACCTGCTGAACTACTTCGGCCAGGAATCCGGCCCCTGCGGCAACTGCGACACCTGCCTCGACACCCCCGACACGTGGGACGGCCTCGTTCCCGCGCAGAAGCTGCTGTCGACGATCGTGCGCCTGCAGCGCGAGCGCGGACAGGCGTTCGGCGCAGGGCACCTCATCGACATCCTCCGCGGCGCGTCGACCGACCGCATCCGCCAACAGGGACACGACAAGGTCGCCACCTACGGGCTCGGCGCCGACCTCAGCGACCAGGACTGGCGCAGCGTCATCCGCCAGCTGCTCGCCCGCGGCGTCATCGTCGCGCAGGGCGAATACGGCGTGCTCGCCGTCGGCGAGGAGGGCGCGGCCGTGCTCCGCGGCGAGGCCGCCGTGCCCCTCCGGCGCGACGTCCTCGGCCGAGGCGGCGCGACACGTGCGAAGGCCTCGCGGCGCGCTCAGGGAGCGACGGATGCCGTGGCCGACGCCGACCGCGACCTGTTCGAGGCGCTGCGGGCGTGGCGTGCCGGCGTCGCCAAGGAGCAGGGGGTTCCCGCCTACATCGTGTTCGGCGACGCGACGCTGCGCGCGCTGGCCGAGCGACGCCCGGCATCCGTCACCGACCTCGAGGGCATCACCGGGATCGGCGCGAAGAAGCGCGACGCCTACGGCGACGCCGTGCTGCAGGTCGTCGCCGCGCACTGA
- a CDS encoding type II toxin-antitoxin system Phd/YefM family antitoxin: MTVLSLADARASLSKHVESAVTTHERFEITRNGARVAVLMSAEDYDALVETVDILSNPDEVAALRTAIAELESGDVSSADEVRAAMVARGRLAG, encoded by the coding sequence ATGACCGTACTCTCTCTGGCAGACGCGCGCGCATCGCTGAGCAAGCACGTTGAATCAGCGGTTACCACACATGAGCGTTTCGAGATCACCCGCAACGGCGCACGCGTCGCGGTATTGATGAGCGCTGAGGACTATGACGCGCTCGTGGAGACGGTCGACATCCTGAGCAACCCAGACGAGGTCGCAGCACTGCGGACAGCGATCGCCGAGCTCGAGTCGGGCGACGTGTCGTCTGCCGATGAGGTTCGCGCGGCGATGGTCGCGCGCGGTCGGCTCGCCGGGTGA
- a CDS encoding type II toxin-antitoxin system RelE family toxin, whose product MSAAYEVVFTRSARRALEITLPEAVAAAAFEFIIGTLAGNPRRVGKPLREPLAPLYSARRGEYRVLYRIEDERLVIEIVTIEHRRDAYHRR is encoded by the coding sequence GTGAGCGCCGCGTACGAGGTCGTCTTCACCCGATCGGCCAGGCGCGCGCTGGAAATCACGCTCCCAGAGGCCGTGGCGGCAGCGGCATTCGAGTTCATCATCGGCACGTTGGCCGGGAACCCACGGAGGGTCGGGAAGCCTTTGCGTGAGCCGCTCGCGCCCCTGTATTCAGCACGCCGGGGCGAGTACCGGGTGCTGTACCGGATCGAGGACGAACGACTGGTCATCGAGATCGTCACGATCGAACATCGCCGCGACGCCTACCACCGTCGCTGA
- a CDS encoding Dyp-type peroxidase codes for MAAPESGARRSGSTRRQFLLGGTVAGVGAAAAIGIDLALTPSITTVASPSAPLNGDEIVPFHGAHQAGIDTDAQAHGTFIALDLHDDVDRDQLRRLMRVLSDDAERLTQGRAALADSEPELALTPARLTVTFAFGPGFVSRAGGQAPAWLQPLPAFGVDQLRDEFNDGDLLLQIAADDPVTVAHATRMLLKDARSFADVRWTQQGFRRAYGSVAPGTTMRNLFGQVDGTTNPRPGTTHFDDVVWSSDGWLAGGTGMVVRRIHMNLDKWDKLDRPGREQSVGRSLTSGAPLTGTAEHDEPDFAAKTTIGFPVIPEFSHMRRARPDDETQRIFRRAYNYDERPIGTEVSDSGLIFVSFQADIDAQFTPIQRRLDELDLLNEWTTPIGSAVFAVPPGCSPGGYIGETLLA; via the coding sequence ATGGCAGCGCCCGAATCGGGCGCCCGTCGATCAGGTTCGACGCGGCGACAGTTCCTCCTCGGGGGGACTGTCGCCGGCGTCGGCGCCGCTGCCGCCATCGGCATCGACCTCGCGCTCACCCCTTCCATCACCACGGTCGCCTCACCTTCCGCACCTTTGAACGGCGATGAGATCGTTCCGTTCCACGGCGCGCACCAGGCGGGCATCGACACGGATGCCCAGGCGCACGGGACCTTCATCGCGCTCGACCTGCACGACGACGTCGACCGCGACCAGCTGCGGCGTCTCATGCGCGTCCTCAGCGACGACGCCGAACGCCTCACCCAGGGACGGGCAGCACTGGCGGACTCCGAACCGGAACTCGCGCTGACCCCGGCGCGGCTCACGGTCACCTTCGCGTTCGGACCAGGCTTCGTGTCCCGAGCCGGCGGCCAGGCGCCCGCCTGGCTGCAGCCGCTTCCCGCCTTCGGCGTCGATCAGCTGCGCGACGAGTTCAACGACGGCGACCTTCTGCTGCAGATCGCGGCAGACGACCCCGTCACCGTCGCGCATGCCACGCGCATGCTCCTGAAGGACGCACGCAGCTTCGCCGACGTGCGGTGGACGCAACAGGGATTCCGTCGCGCATACGGATCGGTCGCGCCCGGCACCACCATGCGGAACCTGTTCGGACAGGTCGACGGCACCACCAACCCGAGACCGGGCACCACGCACTTCGACGATGTGGTCTGGTCCAGCGACGGCTGGCTCGCCGGCGGCACCGGCATGGTCGTCCGCCGCATCCACATGAATCTCGACAAATGGGACAAACTCGACCGGCCCGGCCGGGAACAATCCGTAGGACGCAGCCTCACCAGCGGCGCCCCGCTGACCGGCACCGCCGAGCACGACGAACCCGACTTCGCCGCGAAGACGACGATCGGGTTCCCCGTCATCCCCGAGTTCTCACACATGCGCCGCGCCCGGCCCGACGACGAGACGCAGCGGATCTTCCGCCGCGCCTACAACTACGACGAAAGACCCATCGGAACCGAGGTATCCGACTCCGGACTCATCTTCGTCTCCTTCCAAGCCGATATCGACGCCCAGTTCACCCCCATCCAGCGCAGACTCGACGAACTTGACCTCCTCAATGAATGGACCACCCCCATCGGATCAGCCGTGTTCGCCGTCCCGCCAGGATGCTCGCCCGGCGGCTACATCGGAGAAACACTCCTCGCCTGA